cgccttgaCGACGTCATAGTGCGCCTGCTCCTGCTCCATGAGATCTGCGTCATAGGCCGGCATGCACCAGCGCGGGGTCCGGCGTCGTGTCGTAGTCGGAGCCAGTAAAGTCGTCGTCGGGGACCATGGGCGAGCTGACCGGCATAAATATTTGAGCTACCTTGCGTTTAATTACCTTGCCACTTCTGGGACTTACGATGCAAAGTTTGTCGATCCGTCGATAATACCTTCCATCTAAACAAATCTTGGTTTGCTATCGAAAATATTTTTGATGATTTGGATCGTGTTGATTTTATTCAGCACAACCTGTTTAAATGCAGAGCAGGTGCTTAGAACTAGCAGTGATTTGAGATTAGCAAACACTGTGAATACTTTGCATGATTAAATAATAATCGACGTATATTCCATCAAGCTCGTCATAGCTGAAGATACATAGTTTTTTTAGATAATGTGTTGATAGAGACTATGTTTAAATGCAGAGCAGGTGCTTAGAACTAGCAGTGATTTGAGGTTAACAAACATTGCTAATACTTTGCATGATTAAATAATAACCGAGGTATATTCCATCATGCTCGTCATAGCTGAAGATACATAGTTTTTGTAGATAATGTGCTGAAGATACATACCCTGCATATATGGGTGATACAGTATCCTATGTGGTGATGCAACACCACGGCAGTCATATAACGGTCTGTACTCCGTAGTGCATAGTCTCTACTACCCTTGAGAACTTTCTGGCCTAAACCTTCTTCCGCCCGATCCACCTTCCCTTTGACAGTTGAAATATGTGGCAGCGGCAATGTTGAGGTGGTACTGGCGTGCAAAGTTCCTGGAGCTGAAGTTCTGCCGCATGTCCGGTGCAAAAACCGTCCCCCTACCTAGTTGCTGGAACAGCACAAATACCATCCGGTGGATGCCAGATCTTGGCTCCGGCCTTTCATAAATTACAAGCTCTTGGCCTGCAAGAGCATTAGTTATTAACTAGTTAAGAATTTAAAGAGTAATTCAActttttttttggaaatggaggcatgcccccggcctctgcatcatgaagatgcatgcagccatattaTTGAAAAAGAGTAATTCAACTGGGTGGAGATATCTAGTTAAGAATTTAAAGAGTAATTCACGTTGAGTTATAATAATTCATTGCGTGAGTTTGGTTTTGTACATGTGAAAACTGAGAGATAGGAAAATATGTTCCTGAAGTGTACCACTATTTTAGAGTCCCTGTTTCTTTAGGCCGTATAATGTATTTTTCTTAAAGATTTCCAAAATGTTTAGAACATATGTATGCCATTTATCGCTAGCTTCTTTGTCTAGTATTAAGATATCCAATTGTTCATGATGATTGATGAGCTAATTTGAATTTACTTGTACCTGCTTTAAGTGATAGCCCTATCTGTTATTTCTATGACAGGCAACAGTTTTGAGGTAAAGAACTTAACATGGGCAAATTTCCACATCCATAAATTCAGCTAAGACTGCAAACCACATGCAACAAATTGTTATGCATGACATCATACCAAAGTTGACACCAGTTGTTCCAGGGATGTTTGTCACCATCCTACACAGGAGTGGAGATATATCATAATGACATCAAATTAAATAGGAAACATATATCTAAATTGCCGGGGCAGAAAACAAATGGGTGGAGGGTTTAGAAATTGAATAGAATTAAGAATATGTTGCATTTCATTTACCAGTGCAAGTACTCCCTTAGTGACGGGTGACTTGGGCTTGGGGCGTCTGGATCCACCAGCATCTTTTCAAGTCAAAGACAAACTCAAAACAAGTTAACATATAATTATGTTTGAGTTTGCTAAGAGAAAATTAAACGTAcgtgagaacttttgtttctacgAAATTCTTTACAATAATACTAATAAACAATGTCAAAGAGTTAGATAACTCAAGAATCGGCGTATACCGTCCACTTATCCGGTTAGAAGCTTACCAGGGTGTAGAGAACTCTCATGTCATTGCCACCAATATCAACTCGTGGCTGGCTTACAACTGCAGATGGTTTTAACTCAGCACCTGGCCGGACTAGCCTATTGTTGTAGCCTATTGTGAGTGGAACAGTTGATGTAAATGGATCCAACACATCATATATAACATGAGCCGCAACCAAGGGATCCACTGCCGACATATACTGGACCCTTTTCTATTATTCTGTTAACCTACCTCTCTACAGACCTGAAGAAATTGTGTCTATGCACGAACTAGTTTTATGGTGCGCGATGAGGATTGTCTTATTCACCTTTATAAAGTTTTGATACCGTTGTCATGCCATGCGTCACCCGCATATACACGACGTCCTTGATATTTGTCGATTAAATCTGGAGCTTTATGGAGTAATCAGGCTCTCAGGCTGTTGATATTTCGACGTTTATGCTTAAGCCATCTGATTATTAGCATTGCTGGGGTGTAATGGAACAAGCCTGCAAACTGTGGGTAATTGTTAGCTCAATCAGTTGTTCCTTTAGACACAATCTGTTTGGAAACAATAAGTACCATATCTCTGAACCTAATGACGTTGTGGTACTGGACATATATACGTGTACCTAACGTGTTTGGGTTCTCATTAACTGTGTATTTCTAGTGATGTACAGTAATTTTTTCTTGTAATTTCTAAGACATCTGCTGATATTTCTGGCATTTAATGCATTTGCATAGTGTTAACAGATTTTACCCTGTCCCAAAACTCATCTTCCTTATATGATAGGGTCATTATTTTATTCAAATTCAGGGATTGCAGGAATGGATTAGTAGGAATAGGAAGCATATGATTGCATTCACTTAATTGCCCTCGGCAGGAGCCTGGCCACATTAAC
This genomic window from Aegilops tauschii subsp. strangulata cultivar AL8/78 chromosome 4, Aet v6.0, whole genome shotgun sequence contains:
- the LOC109742970 gene encoding protein RICE FLOWERINGUS T 1-like, translated to MSAVDPLVAAHVIYDVLDPFTSTVPLTIGYNNRLVRPGAELKPSAVVSQPRVDIGGNDMRVLYTLMLVDPDAPSPSHPSLREYLHWMVTNIPGTTGVNFGQELVIYERPEPRSGIHRMVFVLFQQLGRGTVFAPDMRQNFSSRNFARQYHLNIAAATYFNCQREGGSGGRRFRPESSQG